In Amycolatopsis coloradensis, one genomic interval encodes:
- the dhaM gene encoding dihydroxyacetone kinase phosphoryl donor subunit DhaM, translated as MSVGIVLVSHSAKLAEGLAELAAQMAPDVTIAAAGGLADGGIGTDYDEVVAATQRADSGAGVVLLYDLGSAQMTAELAVESLADPSAAVVVDAPLVEGAIAAAVAAQGGADRKAVAEAAAAAGAPPDLTFDEGTQDDESSVELTLRNDVGLHARPAAVLVRSIAGLDAQVTVRLGDETADANSVLALMALGARQGDRIEVRAKGAQAEEALAKVKDLVDQNFGE; from the coding sequence GTGAGCGTCGGAATCGTGCTCGTCTCCCACAGCGCCAAACTCGCCGAAGGGCTCGCGGAACTCGCCGCGCAGATGGCGCCGGACGTCACCATCGCGGCGGCGGGCGGCCTGGCCGACGGCGGGATCGGGACGGATTACGACGAGGTCGTCGCCGCGACCCAGCGTGCCGATTCGGGCGCGGGCGTCGTCCTGCTGTACGACCTGGGCAGCGCGCAGATGACCGCGGAACTGGCCGTCGAATCGCTCGCCGACCCGTCCGCCGCGGTCGTCGTGGACGCGCCGCTGGTCGAAGGCGCGATCGCCGCCGCCGTCGCGGCGCAGGGCGGGGCGGACCGCAAGGCCGTCGCCGAAGCGGCCGCGGCGGCGGGCGCGCCACCGGACCTGACGTTCGACGAAGGTACGCAGGACGACGAGAGCAGTGTCGAACTCACGCTGCGGAACGACGTCGGGCTGCACGCGCGGCCCGCCGCGGTCCTGGTCCGCAGTATCGCGGGGCTGGACGCGCAGGTCACCGTGCGGCTCGGCGACGAGACCGCGGACGCCAACAGCGTGCTCGCGCTGATGGCGCTCGGCGCTCGTCAGGGTGACCGGATCGAGGTCCGCGCGAAGGGGGCGCAGGCCGAGGAAGCACTCGCCAAGGTCAAAGACCTCGTCGACCAGAACTTCGGCGAGTGA
- the dhaL gene encoding dihydroxyacetone kinase subunit DhaL: MACTAETLAAALRAAAAVIAEHRAELVELDRAIGDADHGENMDRGFGAIVSALDTATPETPAAVMKLAATTLISKVGGAAGPLYGTAFLRASVKLGDAAEVDGPLLVEALRAALEGVQARGKAVGGDATMVDALIPAVSAAEEASGSGIAEILSAAADAADKGAESTVELVPRKGRASYLGDRAIGHMDPGARSTALLLRAFAEAAK; encoded by the coding sequence ATGGCCTGCACCGCCGAGACGCTCGCCGCCGCCTTGCGGGCGGCGGCCGCGGTGATCGCCGAGCATCGAGCCGAACTGGTCGAACTCGACCGCGCGATCGGCGACGCCGACCACGGCGAGAACATGGACCGCGGGTTCGGTGCCATCGTGTCCGCTTTGGACACCGCGACTCCCGAAACCCCCGCCGCGGTCATGAAGCTCGCCGCCACGACTTTGATCTCGAAGGTCGGCGGCGCGGCGGGCCCGTTGTACGGCACGGCTTTCCTGCGCGCGTCGGTCAAGCTGGGCGACGCGGCCGAAGTGGACGGCCCGCTGCTCGTCGAGGCCCTGCGCGCGGCACTCGAAGGGGTGCAGGCACGAGGCAAGGCCGTCGGGGGAGACGCGACCATGGTCGACGCCCTGATCCCCGCCGTCTCCGCCGCCGAGGAAGCCTCCGGATCCGGCATCGCGGAGATCCTGTCCGCGGCGGCGGACGCCGCGGACAAGGGCGCCGAGTCCACTGTGGAGCTCGTGCCGCGCAAGGGCCGGGCCTCGTACCTCGGCGATCGGGCGATCGGGCATATGGATCCCGGTGCCCGTTCGACGGCGCTACTGCTGCGCGCGTTCGCGGAGGCCGCCAAGTGA
- the dhaK gene encoding dihydroxyacetone kinase subunit DhaK, with protein sequence MKKIINDPKTVVAESLRGLAAAHADVLRVEDDPALVVRVDAPVAGKVAVISGGGSGHEPLHGGFVGHGMLAAAVPGAVFTSPTPDAVEAAVKATTGDAGALLIVKNYTGDVLNFETAAELAAAEGLDVRSVVIDDDVAVKDSTYTAGRRGVGGTVLLEKITGAAAERGDTLDAVEALARKVIGQVRSIGVALTAPTVPHAGEPSFDLADDEIEFGIGIHGEPGIERTAVVTADELVARMVEAVVTDLPFAEGDKALLFTNSMGGTPLVELYLAHGIAERLLAERGIVVERRLVGPYITSLEMQGMSLTLLKLDDELTELWDAPVNTPALRWGV encoded by the coding sequence TTGAAGAAGATCATCAACGACCCGAAGACGGTGGTCGCGGAATCCCTGCGCGGACTCGCCGCGGCGCACGCGGACGTCCTGCGCGTGGAGGACGACCCGGCGCTCGTGGTGCGGGTGGACGCGCCCGTGGCGGGCAAGGTCGCGGTGATCTCCGGCGGCGGCTCCGGGCACGAACCGCTGCACGGTGGCTTCGTCGGGCACGGCATGCTCGCGGCCGCCGTCCCGGGCGCGGTGTTCACCTCGCCGACGCCGGACGCCGTGGAGGCCGCGGTGAAGGCCACCACCGGGGACGCGGGCGCGTTGCTGATCGTGAAGAACTACACCGGTGACGTGCTCAACTTCGAGACCGCCGCGGAACTCGCCGCCGCCGAAGGGCTGGACGTGCGCAGCGTGGTGATCGACGACGACGTCGCCGTCAAGGATTCCACCTACACCGCCGGCCGTCGCGGGGTCGGCGGCACGGTACTGCTGGAGAAGATCACCGGTGCCGCCGCCGAACGAGGCGACACGCTCGACGCGGTGGAGGCCTTGGCGCGCAAGGTGATCGGCCAGGTGCGGTCGATCGGCGTCGCGCTCACCGCGCCGACCGTGCCCCACGCGGGCGAGCCGAGTTTCGACCTCGCCGACGACGAGATCGAGTTCGGCATCGGCATCCACGGCGAACCCGGTATCGAGCGGACCGCGGTGGTGACGGCCGACGAACTCGTCGCGCGCATGGTGGAAGCGGTGGTCACGGACCTGCCCTTCGCCGAGGGCGACAAGGCCCTGCTGTTCACGAACTCGATGGGCGGGACCCCGCTGGTCGAGCTGTACCTGGCGCACGGGATCGCCGAGCGGCTGCTGGCCGAGCGTGGCATCGTGGTCGAACGGCGGCTGGTGGGGCCGTACATCACCAGCCTCGAGATGCAGGGGATGAGCCTGACGTTGCTGAAACTGGACGACGAGCTGACCGAGTTGTGGGACGCGCCGGTGAACACCCCGGCCCTGAGGTGGGGAGTCTGA
- a CDS encoding DUF3558 domain-containing protein, whose amino-acid sequence MLFNARRRRIASVLALVAALGAVSACGQNLGKSNFARTTVAAEPGSGNGSVPDGDINDPAVTPAVLRTIDPCGLVSKEVMGGLGTPEDPTANLSSFGTCRAKAVDAGGKALTVRVEIGASIYSSINGVTVSAVDGLPQIERKDKDGKSCDVGIMTLRKPERGINFSVTYDGGDPCATGRAVAAKAVKSLHASPAKYPAVAGTLTGVDPCTAADTAVLNEVVPHGAATLNSFHFCDWTPGSNPRISIGFRRALPPAERDGNKKVDIDGVAVYQKAGSGSDAECKIEWQHKPWADDEVEIVSVSYKNYDEKSDEAASCGKAAKVAKSVISKLPKP is encoded by the coding sequence GTGCTGTTCAACGCTCGACGTCGCCGGATCGCGTCCGTGCTGGCCCTGGTGGCCGCGCTCGGCGCGGTGTCGGCCTGCGGTCAGAACCTCGGCAAGTCCAACTTCGCCCGCACCACCGTCGCCGCCGAACCCGGCTCCGGCAACGGCTCGGTGCCCGACGGGGACATCAACGACCCGGCGGTCACCCCCGCGGTGCTGCGCACGATCGACCCGTGCGGGCTGGTGAGCAAGGAAGTGATGGGCGGCCTCGGCACGCCGGAGGACCCGACGGCGAACCTCAGCTCGTTCGGCACCTGCCGGGCGAAGGCCGTGGACGCCGGAGGCAAGGCACTCACGGTCAGGGTCGAAATCGGCGCGTCGATCTACTCCTCGATCAACGGCGTCACCGTTTCGGCGGTCGACGGGCTGCCGCAGATCGAGCGCAAGGACAAGGACGGCAAGAGCTGCGACGTCGGCATCATGACTCTGCGCAAGCCCGAGCGCGGGATCAACTTCTCGGTCACCTACGACGGCGGCGACCCGTGCGCGACAGGCCGTGCGGTGGCCGCGAAGGCCGTGAAGAGCCTGCACGCGTCACCGGCGAAGTACCCGGCCGTCGCGGGCACGCTCACCGGTGTCGATCCGTGCACCGCCGCCGACACCGCCGTCCTCAACGAGGTGGTGCCGCACGGCGCCGCCACGCTGAACTCCTTCCACTTCTGCGACTGGACCCCGGGCTCCAATCCGCGGATCTCGATCGGCTTCCGCCGCGCCCTGCCGCCGGCCGAACGCGACGGGAACAAGAAGGTCGACATCGACGGCGTCGCCGTGTACCAGAAGGCCGGCAGCGGCAGCGACGCCGAGTGCAAGATCGAGTGGCAGCACAAGCCGTGGGCGGACGACGAGGTCGAAATCGTCAGCGTCAGCTACAAGAACTACGACGAGAAGTCCGACGAAGCGGCGTCGTGCGGCAAGGCGGCCAAGGTCGCCAAATCGGTGATCTCCAAGCTGCCGAAGCCCTGA
- a CDS encoding sodium:solute symporter family protein: MHVLADANLRLDASPIDYVLLAFYFALVLGIGYMARRSVSSSLDFFLSGRSLPAWVTGLAFISANLGAVEIMGMSANGVLYGLPTVHYFWIGAIPAMLFLGIVMMPFYYGSKVRSVPEFMLRRFGKPAHLVNGISFASAQILIAGANLFLLASVVNLLLGWPLWVSIIVAAAVVLSYTALGGLSAAIYNEVLQFFVIVAALLPLTIVGLVKVGGWQGLVDKVTASPGGDAQLHSWPGDNLTGFGNSFLSILGLVFGLGFVLSFGYWTTNFVEVQRAMASKSMSAARRTPIIGAFPKMLVPFIVIIPGMIAAVTVSEYVQDKQVLLDGGDAPSGVTANNAILLLMRDLLPNGMLGVALAGLLASFMAGMAANLSSFNTVFTYDIWQSYVKKNETDGYYLRLGRLVTAIGTVLAIGTAFIASNSGNILTYLQDLFSFFNAPLFATFILGMFWKRMTPTAGWVGLVSGTASAITVWLLSQAGVLGLTGQGISFVAAGTAFVVDIAVSVGVSLATAPKPEAQLVGLVYSLTPKESLKHDETGDDAGWYRKPGLLAGIVLILTIVLNIIF, encoded by the coding sequence TTGCACGTGCTGGCCGATGCGAACCTGCGGCTCGACGCAAGTCCGATCGACTACGTCCTGCTCGCCTTCTATTTCGCGCTGGTGCTCGGCATCGGGTACATGGCGCGAAGGTCGGTCTCGAGCAGCCTCGACTTCTTCCTCTCCGGCCGCTCGCTGCCCGCCTGGGTCACCGGTCTCGCCTTCATCTCGGCGAACCTCGGCGCGGTCGAGATCATGGGCATGTCGGCCAACGGCGTGCTCTACGGCCTGCCGACGGTCCACTACTTCTGGATCGGCGCGATCCCGGCGATGCTGTTCCTCGGCATCGTGATGATGCCGTTCTACTACGGCTCGAAGGTCCGCAGTGTCCCGGAGTTCATGCTCCGCCGGTTCGGCAAACCCGCCCACCTGGTCAACGGCATCAGCTTCGCGAGCGCGCAGATCCTCATCGCGGGCGCGAACCTGTTCCTGCTCGCCAGCGTGGTGAACCTCCTGCTCGGCTGGCCGCTGTGGGTGTCGATCATCGTCGCGGCCGCGGTCGTGCTCTCCTACACCGCGCTCGGCGGCCTCTCCGCCGCGATCTACAACGAGGTCCTGCAGTTCTTCGTGATCGTCGCGGCGCTGCTGCCGCTGACCATCGTCGGCCTGGTGAAGGTCGGCGGCTGGCAGGGCCTGGTCGACAAGGTCACCGCGAGCCCCGGCGGCGACGCGCAGCTGCACTCGTGGCCGGGTGACAACCTCACCGGCTTCGGCAACAGCTTCCTGTCGATCCTCGGTCTCGTCTTCGGTCTCGGTTTCGTGCTGTCCTTCGGCTACTGGACCACGAACTTCGTCGAGGTCCAGCGTGCGATGGCGTCGAAGAGCATGTCGGCCGCGCGGCGGACGCCGATCATCGGCGCCTTTCCGAAGATGCTGGTCCCGTTCATCGTGATCATCCCCGGCATGATCGCCGCGGTCACCGTTTCCGAGTACGTCCAGGACAAGCAGGTCCTGCTCGACGGCGGCGACGCGCCGAGCGGCGTGACCGCGAACAACGCCATCCTGCTGCTGATGCGCGACCTGCTGCCCAACGGCATGCTCGGGGTCGCGCTCGCCGGTCTGCTCGCCTCGTTCATGGCCGGGATGGCCGCGAACCTGAGCTCGTTCAACACCGTGTTCACCTACGACATCTGGCAGTCGTACGTGAAGAAGAACGAGACGGACGGCTACTACCTCCGGCTCGGCCGCCTGGTCACCGCCATCGGCACCGTGCTCGCGATCGGCACCGCGTTCATCGCGTCGAACTCCGGGAACATCCTGACCTATCTGCAGGACCTGTTCTCCTTCTTCAACGCGCCGCTGTTCGCCACCTTCATTCTCGGCATGTTCTGGAAGCGGATGACGCCGACGGCGGGCTGGGTCGGCCTGGTGTCCGGTACCGCCTCTGCGATCACCGTGTGGCTGCTGTCGCAGGCCGGGGTCCTCGGGCTCACCGGGCAGGGCATCAGCTTCGTGGCCGCCGGTACCGCGTTCGTCGTCGACATCGCGGTCAGCGTCGGGGTCTCGCTCGCCACCGCGCCGAAGCCGGAGGCCCAGCTGGTCGGCCTCGTGTACTCCCTCACCCCGAAGGAGTCGCTGAAGCACGACGAGACCGGCGACGACGCGGGCTGGTACCGCAAGCCGGGACTGCTCGCGGGCATCGTGCTGATCCTGACCATCGTGCTCAACATCATCTTCTAG